Proteins co-encoded in one Schaalia radingae genomic window:
- a CDS encoding adenosine deaminase, whose amino-acid sequence MPLRPIASPSPSDQPILTKAAPTPPGRRPLATLPKAQLHLHFTGAMRPRTLVELAVEKGVRLPPHLLDMDPLTVPADARGWFRFQRAYDAARVLVRTEDVMRRLVREAAEDDAAEGSVHLEMQVDPTSYAPWVGGITPALEIILDEARASSEATGVDVSIVVAASRIRHPLDARTLARLASQYAGREPGTVVGFGLSNDERVGSTAQFGAAFNIARDAGLASVPHGGELLGPSSVREVLAALSPTRLGHGVRSTEDPDLLKRLVDDGIALEVCPTSNVHLGVYPDIAHVPLPDLMAAGATIALSADDPLLFHSRLLAQYEAARDVFGLSDEQLAELARQSIRASLVSFDRRRIWNAQIDRWLANEP is encoded by the coding sequence ATGCCGCTGCGTCCGATTGCTTCACCCAGTCCCAGTGACCAGCCCATATTGACGAAGGCGGCGCCCACGCCCCCCGGCCGGCGGCCCCTGGCCACATTGCCCAAGGCACAGCTGCATCTGCACTTCACCGGCGCGATGCGACCGCGCACTCTGGTCGAACTCGCTGTGGAAAAAGGCGTCCGACTGCCGCCTCATTTGCTGGACATGGATCCGCTCACGGTCCCGGCAGATGCGCGCGGATGGTTCCGCTTCCAGCGCGCCTACGATGCAGCCCGCGTGTTAGTTCGCACCGAGGATGTTATGCGCCGCCTCGTGCGTGAGGCTGCCGAGGATGACGCGGCGGAAGGCTCTGTGCATCTGGAAATGCAGGTTGATCCCACGTCGTATGCACCGTGGGTTGGCGGCATCACTCCCGCCCTCGAAATCATTCTGGACGAGGCGCGCGCATCCAGCGAAGCAACTGGTGTGGATGTCAGCATCGTGGTCGCTGCCTCGCGTATCCGCCACCCCTTAGATGCACGCACCCTCGCCCGCCTGGCATCTCAGTACGCTGGCAGGGAGCCGGGCACCGTCGTGGGATTCGGTCTGTCCAACGACGAGCGGGTGGGCTCAACCGCGCAGTTCGGTGCTGCCTTCAACATTGCGCGTGACGCTGGTCTTGCGTCGGTTCCGCATGGAGGCGAGCTGCTGGGACCCTCATCGGTGCGTGAAGTCCTGGCAGCGCTCTCCCCGACCCGGCTGGGACACGGTGTCAGGAGCACGGAGGATCCGGACCTGCTCAAGCGCCTGGTCGATGACGGCATTGCGTTGGAAGTATGTCCCACGTCTAACGTGCACCTCGGGGTGTATCCAGACATTGCGCACGTCCCTTTGCCTGACTTGATGGCGGCCGGCGCCACAATCGCCTTGAGCGCCGACGACCCGTTGCTGTTCCACTCGCGCCTGTTGGCTCAATACGAGGCTGCTCGAGATGTTTTCGGTCTGAGCGACGAGCAGCTTGCGGAAC